A single genomic interval of bacterium harbors:
- a CDS encoding 3-oxoadipyl-CoA thiolase (catalyzes the thiolytic cleavage of beta-ketoadipyl-CoA to succinate and acetyl-CoA), translated as MSDREVFILSARRTPIGKLFGVLKSVRPDDMSALVLHDLQEQTQFDPALVDEVIWGCANQAGEDNRNVGRMAVLLAGWPNEVPAVTVNRLCASSLEAVNLAARTIRCGDGDLLIAGGVESMTRAPWAMPKPIDNQPRGNVTMFDTALGWRFTNPLLAKRFPPEAMGETAENLAEKYPHITRDMQDEFAVRSHQNAVNAKEEFVSELIPVPIPQRKGEPLWIEEDEP; from the coding sequence ATGTCAGATCGTGAAGTTTTCATTTTGTCAGCGCGCCGCACTCCTATCGGAAAACTGTTTGGTGTGCTGAAATCGGTACGACCGGATGATATGTCTGCACTCGTATTACACGACCTGCAAGAGCAGACACAGTTCGATCCGGCACTCGTTGACGAAGTGATTTGGGGTTGTGCAAATCAAGCCGGGGAAGATAACCGGAATGTTGGGCGAATGGCGGTTCTGCTTGCCGGTTGGCCCAATGAAGTACCAGCGGTAACCGTGAACCGATTATGTGCCAGTTCGCTGGAAGCGGTCAATTTAGCCGCCCGGACGATTCGTTGCGGCGACGGCGATTTGCTGATAGCCGGCGGTGTGGAATCGATGACCCGCGCACCGTGGGCAATGCCGAAACCGATCGACAATCAACCTCGGGGCAATGTGACCATGTTCGACACCGCATTGGGATGGCGGTTCACGAACCCTTTGCTGGCAAAACGATTTCCTCCCGAAGCGATGGGCGAAACCGCCGAAAACCTCGCTGAGAAATATCCGCATATCACCCGCGATATGCAGGATGAATTTGCGGTACGCAGCCACCAAAATGCCGTCAATGCAAAGGAAGAATTTGTCAGCGAGTTGATACCCGTTCCGATTCCCCAGCGTAAAGGGGAACCACTTTGGATCGAAGAGGACGAGCC
- a CDS encoding PAS domain S-box protein, whose translation MADSPDANLPPSKFSSKQTQQLEVLRIAADIAPFIEFWVDKSGLLVYVNRYVEQILQLNREQIIGRYFWEIDDYYDHDKWKTIWIQLKHHNHTVFENKITIDEKNVGVYETHATLVNDGETAIAVCISFDITKRKATEIALRDSEARHRLLIENSADPIFIHADGVICYANPATATAIGVDDSIELIGMNTLDIIHPHDRPFIEKLLLLHQRVQLPDNKAEFRLLHRNGSSSYYEMACSSIFIDDEPAVQVTTRDINDRKKASELLQSSHNRLIALYQLSQKSHLGEQELIEYAINAAIRLTGSTVGYINFVEAVNTTLGVFTWSNGALERRDASENQKSFSSDVARIWGDCARTKKPVIHNDFVDELANQRQSDGQVALKRHLSVPVVEGNRVVIVTGVGNKEEPYDDSDVLQMQLFADGLWKLLVQKRISDKLLKSEENYRLLFHSMKNAFTLNEIILDDEGIPNDFRIIEANAAFASMYHVMVDQVIERTYRELNPTIDLEWIAVCGEVALTGIPRNLEWSSLRTQSNFDFYIYSPSPGRFAVISSDITERKRAETEKQCLTEQLQHAQKLEAIGQLAGGVAHDFNNLLMPILGYSEILQMSMPKDSPLQSEVQEIFRAAERARDLTRQLLAFSRRQTLEMKDIRLNDVIRNFEKILRRTVRENIRLTIAVPETPYTVRGDTGQIEQILMNLVVNAKDALPDGGTITITLYLQSFSEKEVTNQTAKPGDYAVVAVTDNGTGIAPELQKKIFEPFFTTKAKGQGTGLGLSTVFGIVEQHLGFIQLISEPNKGTSFRICLPLLPTESEVDQVSGDQPIIKGGTETILLVEDEQVVRDMTERLLRILGYKVISTDSPETCLSHPEIYSRHIDLMVTDVIMPMMNGKQLYDYIKSFRPTMKVLYMSGYTSEILEFDEEIVNGANFLPKPFNLETLATKVREVLRNS comes from the coding sequence ATGGCAGATTCACCAGATGCGAATCTACCACCGAGTAAGTTCTCTTCGAAGCAAACGCAACAACTGGAAGTCCTTCGGATTGCCGCAGATATCGCTCCATTTATCGAATTCTGGGTGGACAAGTCGGGTTTACTTGTATACGTCAATCGGTATGTTGAACAAATCCTTCAGTTAAACCGCGAACAAATCATTGGTCGATACTTTTGGGAGATCGACGATTACTATGACCACGATAAATGGAAAACGATTTGGATTCAATTAAAACACCATAACCATACCGTCTTTGAAAATAAAATTACCATCGACGAGAAGAATGTAGGGGTTTATGAAACCCATGCTACTCTTGTTAACGATGGTGAGACTGCTATCGCTGTCTGCATCTCTTTCGATATCACCAAACGGAAAGCAACTGAAATTGCGCTGCGGGACAGTGAAGCGCGCCATCGTCTGTTGATAGAAAATTCTGCTGACCCGATTTTCATACATGCCGATGGAGTAATCTGCTATGCAAATCCGGCAACGGCAACCGCAATTGGAGTCGATGATTCGATAGAACTCATCGGGATGAACACACTCGACATCATCCATCCTCACGACCGTCCTTTTATTGAAAAGCTTTTACTTCTACATCAAAGAGTCCAACTGCCCGATAACAAGGCCGAATTTCGATTACTACATCGCAACGGTTCTTCGAGCTACTATGAAATGGCTTGCTCCTCGATCTTCATCGACGATGAACCCGCCGTCCAAGTAACAACCCGTGACATCAACGACCGAAAGAAAGCATCCGAATTATTACAATCAAGCCACAACCGGTTGATTGCATTGTATCAGCTCAGCCAAAAAAGCCATCTTGGCGAGCAGGAATTAATCGAGTATGCCATCAATGCGGCGATACGTCTAACAGGAAGCACTGTCGGATACATCAACTTTGTCGAAGCGGTTAATACTACGTTGGGTGTGTTTACATGGTCGAATGGGGCTTTAGAGCGTCGTGACGCATCGGAGAATCAAAAAAGCTTTTCTTCAGATGTAGCCCGAATCTGGGGAGATTGTGCCCGTACTAAAAAACCAGTCATTCATAACGACTTTGTAGATGAACTAGCGAACCAGCGACAATCGGATGGGCAGGTCGCACTCAAGCGCCATCTGAGCGTACCGGTAGTCGAGGGAAACCGGGTTGTCATCGTCACTGGCGTCGGAAACAAAGAGGAACCGTACGATGATTCCGACGTTTTGCAAATGCAGTTGTTTGCCGATGGCCTTTGGAAACTATTAGTTCAAAAACGGATTAGCGACAAACTGCTGAAAAGCGAAGAGAACTACCGCCTCTTGTTCCACAGCATGAAAAACGCCTTTACACTTAACGAGATAATACTTGACGATGAAGGGATACCAAACGATTTTCGGATAATCGAAGCAAATGCGGCATTTGCCTCAATGTATCATGTTATGGTCGATCAGGTAATCGAACGAACGTACCGGGAACTTAATCCTACAATCGACTTGGAGTGGATTGCGGTCTGTGGAGAAGTCGCTTTAACTGGAATACCGCGAAATTTAGAATGGAGCTCACTACGAACACAAAGTAATTTTGATTTCTATATCTATTCGCCGTCACCCGGTCGTTTTGCTGTTATCAGCTCGGATATCACTGAGCGAAAGCGAGCGGAAACGGAGAAGCAATGCCTTACCGAACAACTGCAACATGCCCAGAAATTAGAAGCGATTGGTCAGCTTGCCGGTGGTGTTGCACATGATTTCAATAATTTACTCATGCCGATTTTAGGGTACTCGGAAATTCTCCAGATGAGTATGCCGAAAGACAGTCCCTTACAAAGCGAAGTACAGGAGATTTTCCGGGCAGCCGAGCGGGCACGCGATTTAACCAGACAGTTACTAGCGTTCAGTCGACGTCAAACCCTCGAAATGAAAGATATCCGGTTAAACGATGTCATTCGAAATTTTGAAAAAATCCTTCGCCGAACAGTGCGCGAGAACATCCGATTAACTATAGCTGTTCCCGAAACTCCATATACTGTCCGTGGTGATACCGGACAAATCGAACAGATATTGATGAACCTTGTTGTGAATGCGAAAGATGCTTTGCCCGATGGTGGCACGATTACAATTACGCTATATTTGCAGTCATTTTCCGAAAAAGAAGTAACAAATCAAACGGCAAAACCGGGTGACTATGCCGTCGTTGCCGTCACTGATAATGGAACAGGTATTGCACCAGAGCTACAAAAGAAAATTTTTGAACCGTTCTTTACCACCAAAGCAAAAGGACAGGGTACCGGTCTGGGGCTCTCCACAGTGTTCGGTATCGTCGAGCAACACTTGGGATTTATTCAGTTAATAAGCGAACCCAATAAGGGAACTTCTTTTCGGATATGTTTACCATTACTCCCAACTGAATCGGAAGTCGATCAGGTCAGCGGCGATCAGCCAATTATCAAAGGGGGAACCGAAACTATTCTATTGGTGGAGGATGAGCAAGTTGTCCGGGATATGACCGAGCGCTTATTAAGAATTTTAGGTTACAAAGTAATCTCGACTGACAGTCCAGAAACCTGTCTAAGCCATCCTGAAATATACTCCCGTCACATCGATTTAATGGTGACCGATGTTATCATGCCAATGATGAACGGAAAACAGCTGTATGATTATATAAAATCCTTCCGTCCAACAATGAAGGTGCTCTATATGTCAGGGTACACATCGGAAATTTTGGAGTTCGACGAAGAGATTGTGAATGGGGCAAACTTCCTCCCGAAACCCTTTAATCTGGAAACGTTAGCCACGAAAGTACGGGAAGTTCTCCGCAACTCTTAG
- a CDS encoding 3-hydroxyacyl-CoA dehydrogenase family protein has protein sequence MSLWGLLGSAENREPWETYLRGKNISTVAIDRAPLHSLQEVEIALVVDTDWESNILQKLWLFESHMDLRAPIVANIVAASAAQYTPLCKHPERVVGMAVCPPLGKYNLEFTRTEISSDAAIATAKEKLGLLGIPMEVIGDRAGGVLPRTLAMLVNEACFALQEGLASASELDQAMLFGVNYPKGLLAWGDELGTQFVLDVLTGLLRETGDPRYRPAPLLVRRAAMGIALSA, from the coding sequence ATGTCGCTTTGGGGATTGTTGGGTTCGGCAGAAAACCGTGAACCGTGGGAAACTTACTTACGCGGGAAAAATATCTCGACGGTCGCGATTGACCGCGCACCTTTGCATTCGCTGCAGGAAGTAGAAATCGCACTGGTAGTCGATACCGATTGGGAATCGAACATCTTACAAAAGCTTTGGTTGTTCGAATCGCACATGGATCTTCGCGCACCGATTGTAGCAAACATCGTTGCGGCTTCGGCAGCCCAATACACTCCGTTATGCAAACACCCTGAGCGGGTGGTGGGGATGGCGGTTTGCCCTCCGCTTGGCAAATACAATCTTGAGTTTACCCGTACGGAAATCTCCTCAGATGCTGCCATTGCTACCGCCAAGGAAAAACTCGGTTTGCTGGGTATTCCGATGGAAGTTATCGGTGACCGGGCGGGCGGAGTGTTGCCGCGAACGCTGGCAATGCTAGTAAATGAAGCATGCTTTGCCTTGCAGGAAGGGTTGGCATCCGCAAGCGAATTGGATCAAGCGATGTTGTTTGGGGTGAATTATCCGAAGGGTCTATTGGCATGGGGCGACGAGTTAGGGACGCAATTTGTTCTCGATGTATTGACCGGACTTTTGCGGGAAACCGGTGATCCGCGGTATCGTCCCGCTCCGTTGCTTGTTCGGAGGGCGGCAATGGGAATCGCGCTAAGCGCGTGA
- a CDS encoding 3-hydroxyacyl-CoA dehydrogenase NAD-binding domain-containing protein: MQVGICGSGTMGVGIAAVAVMAGETIVLFDVKEEQLKRAILDLRKVFAKAAERGTIEPEAVEACLLCCSFVSQLSQLDGCDLVIEAAPESYEIKNELFKNLERWVASDAIIATNTSSLSVNKLASVLEHPERFYGLHFFNPVPAMKLVEVIPGIRSNRERLPMLVDTMKRWKKIPVVAKDSPGFIVNRIARPYYGEALRIVGDGIANIPTVDRILKAAGFKMGPFELMDLIGIDVNYAATNAVYDGFFQEPRFRPHPLQTAMVNAGLLGRKTGRGFYEY; encoded by the coding sequence ATGCAAGTAGGCATCTGTGGATCGGGAACGATGGGGGTCGGCATTGCGGCAGTGGCGGTAATGGCGGGTGAAACCATCGTTCTTTTCGACGTAAAAGAAGAACAACTCAAACGGGCAATCCTCGATTTGAGGAAGGTCTTCGCTAAGGCGGCAGAGCGCGGCACAATCGAACCCGAAGCGGTTGAGGCATGTCTGTTGTGCTGTTCGTTTGTTTCGCAGTTGTCGCAATTGGACGGTTGCGACCTGGTAATTGAAGCAGCGCCGGAAAGCTATGAGATCAAAAACGAGTTGTTCAAGAATCTCGAACGGTGGGTAGCAAGCGACGCGATAATAGCAACGAACACCTCATCGCTCTCGGTCAACAAATTAGCGTCGGTACTGGAACACCCCGAACGGTTCTACGGATTACACTTTTTTAATCCGGTACCGGCGATGAAATTGGTGGAAGTAATTCCGGGCATCCGCAGCAATCGCGAACGGTTGCCAATGCTGGTCGACACAATGAAACGGTGGAAGAAGATACCGGTCGTGGCGAAAGATTCCCCCGGTTTTATCGTCAACCGGATTGCCCGGCCGTACTATGGCGAAGCGTTGCGGATAGTCGGCGACGGTATCGCTAACATTCCCACGGTGGATCGGATTCTCAAGGCGGCGGGATTCAAAATGGGACCATTCGAGCTGATGGATTTAATCGGCATCGATGTCAATTATGCGGCGACGAATGCCGTGTACGATGGCTTCTTTCAAGAGCCGCGGTTCCGTCCGCATCCGCTGCAAACGGCGATGGTGAATGCCGGACTGCTCGGCAGGAAAACCGGTCGCGGTTTTTACGAGTATTGA